The Oncorhynchus keta strain PuntledgeMale-10-30-2019 chromosome 17, Oket_V2, whole genome shotgun sequence genome has a window encoding:
- the rag2 gene encoding V(D)J recombination-activating protein 2: MSLQPLTAVNCGSLLQPGCSLLQLDGDIFLFGQKGWPRRSCPTGVFGVRLKHGELKLRPISFSNDSCYLPPLRCPAVTRLEPHDGHPEGYLIHGGRTPNNEISSSLYLLTLDSRGCNRKVTLRCQERELVGEQPGPRYGHTLSMVQSLGKRACVVFGGRSYMPAGERSTENWNSVVDCPPQVFIIDLEFGCCSAHTLPELTDGKSFHLALARDDYVYFLGGHTLSSDSRPPRVFCLHVELLQGSPLLSCEHLDTGLSISSAIATRVGPSHEYIILGGYQSETQKRMECSSVVLDDSGISIEPREAPQWTGEISHSHTWFGGSLGGGSALIGVPSEGRPAPPEAHYFYQVCFQKEGEGEGEDGNQGCSQESTDFEDSAPLEDSEELYFGREPHELEDSSEGEGDTYNEEDEEDESQTGYWVKCCLGCQVDPNTWEPYYSTELLRPAMIYCSKGEGGHWVHAQCMELTEGLLVRLSQGNGKYFCLDHGGLPRQEMTPPRQVLTLKRSPMKPQHRKGPMMPKMTPAKKRFFRRLFE, encoded by the coding sequence ATGTCTCTGCAACCACTGACTGCAGTGAACTGTGGCAGCCTCCTGCAGCCTGGCTGCTCCCTGTTACAGCTGGACGGTGACATATTTCTGTTCGGCCAGAAAGGCTGGCCCAGGCGCTCCTGTCCTACTGGGGTCTTCGGGGTGCGCCTAAAGCATGGGGAGCTCAAACTGCGACCCATCTCCTTCTCAAATGACTCCTGCTATCTTCCCCCTCTGCGTTGTCCCGCCGTGACCCGCCTTGAGCCCCATGATGGACACCCAGAGGGCTACCTCATCCATGGAGGCCGAACCCCAAACAACGAGATCTCCTCCAGCCTCTACCTGCTGACCCTGGACAGCCGTGGCTGCAACCGCAAAGTGACCCTGCGCTGTcaggagagagagttggtgggaGAGCAGCCAGGGCCCCGATACGGCCACACACTTAGCATGGTGCAGAGTCTGGGCAAGCGGGCCTGCGTTGTGTTTGGGGGCAGATCCTACATGCCGGCCGGGGAGCGGAGCACAGAGAACTGGAACAGCGTTGTGGACTGCCCTCCTCAGGTGTTCATCATCGACTTAGAATTTGGCTGCTGCTCTGCCCACACCTTACCTGAGCTCACTGACGGCAAGTCCTTCCACCTAGCTTTGGCAAGAGACGACTATGTCTACTTCCTTGGTGGCCACACTCTGTCGTCTGACTCTCGTCCTCCTCGTGTGTTCTGCCTGCATGTGGAGCTCCTGCAGGGCAGCCCTCTGCTCTCCTGTGAGCACCTGGACACCGGCCTGTCAATCTCCAGTGCTATTGCCACCCGTGTGGGGCCCTCCCATGAGTACATTATCCTGGGTGGGTATCAGTCAGAGACCCAAAAGAGGATGGAGTGCAGCAGTGTGGTGCTGGATGACTCTGGGATCAGCATCGAGCCCAGAGAGGCCCCTCAGTGGACAGGGGAAATAAGCCACAGCCACACCTGGTTCGGAGGCAGCTTGGGTGGAGGGAGCGCTCTGATTGGGGTCCCCTCTGAGGGCAGACCAGCCCCGCCTGAAGCACATTACTTCTACCAGGTGTGTTTCCaaaaggagggggaaggagagggtgaAGACGGGAACCAGGGATGCAGCCAGGAGTCCACAGACTTTGAGGACTCCGCCCCTCTGGAGGACTCTGAGGAGCTGTACTTCGGCCGTGAGCCCCATGAGCTGGAGGACAgcagcgagggagagggggatacgtacaatgaagaggatgaggaggatgagtcCCAGACAGGCTATTGGGTCAAATGTTGCCTGGGCTGCCAGGTGGACCCCAACACTTGGGAGCCCTACTACTCCACAGAGCTGCTGCGGCCAGCCATGATCTACTGCTCCAAAGGAGAGGGAGGCCACTGGGTCCATGCCCAGTGTATGGAGCTGACTGAGGGCCTGCTGGTGAGGCTCTCGCAGGGAAACGGCAAGTACTTCTGCCTGGACCACGGGGGCCTGCCCCGCCAGGAGATGACCCCGCCACGCCAGGTGCTGACCCTGAAGAGGAGCCCCATGAAACCCCAGCACAGGAAGGGCCCAATGATGCCGAAGATGACACCCGCCAAGAAGCGCTTCTTCAGGAGGCTGTTTGAGTGA
- the rag1 gene encoding V(D)J recombination-activating protein 1: MEEGTLETYAPRCSMPAELHHPYSKFSDWKFKLFRVRSMERAPLPGEMQLERGALSGVVASAPLGETVGDVVDLPGSVMKLCLGGKSKENVEGPGKRVDLKLQEMDTHMNHLRCLCRLCGGALRKAKGPEHEVQGLLDEDSRSALRRMGCKATSWPEVILKVFKVDVAGDMEVVHPPFFCQRCWTLAMRGGGFCSFSRTHVPGWRPHTTLCLLCQPKKPSLQRRGRKRRKPTRGAQRLAKRTKWDIQDNAAIVGEKRAWRTVIDPHQGPGLRPWVRSSVQRAQWVKSITLCQKEHLSARLLSEDLPVDFLSSVTCQVCDHLLSEPVQSPCRHLFCRSCIAKYIYSLGPHCPTCTLPCGPADLTAPAKGFLGVLHSLLLLCPRERCGEQVRLDSFRAHCLGHHLEEVDGDHKSAENSLDNFLPVNKGGRPRQHLLSLTRRAQKHRLRDLKTQVKVFAEKEEGGDTKSVCLTLFLLALRAGNEHRQADELEAMMQGRGFGLHPAVCLAIRVNTFLSCSQYHKMYRTVKATSGRQIFQPLHTLRAAEKELLPGYHPFEWQPALKSVSTSCHVGIIDGLSGWIASVDDSPADTVTRRFRYDVALVSALKDLEEDIMDGLRERGLEDSACTSGFSVMIKESCDGMGDVSEKHGGGPAVPEKAVRFSFTIMSVSIQAEGEDEAITIFREPKPNSEMSCKPLCLMFVDESDHETLTGVLGPVVAERNAMKHSRLILSVGGLSRSFRFHFRGTGYDEKMVREMEGLEASGSTYICTLCDSTRAEASQNMTLHSVTRSHDENLERYELWRTNPHSESAEELRNRVKGVSAKPFMETQPTLDALHCDIGNATEFYKIFQDEIGEVYHKANPSREQRRSWRAALDKQLRKKMKLKPVMRMNGNYARKLMTREAVEAVCELVCSEERQEALRELMGLYIQMKPVWRSTCPAKECPDQLCRYSFNSQRFAELLSTVFKYRYDGKITNYLHKTLAHVPEIVERDGSIGAWASEGNESGNKLFRRFRKMNARQSKTFELEDVLKHHWLYTSKYLQKFMEAHKDSAKALQATIDTVGSQETQEDADMSLDVPDF; this comes from the exons ATGGAGGAGGGTACCCTGGAGACATATGCCCCCCGGTGCTCCATGCCGGCCGAGCTCCATCACCCCTACTCCAAGTTCTCAGACTGGAAGTTCAAGCTGTTCCGGGTCAGGTCCATGGAGAGGGCCCCGCTGCCCGGGGAGATGCAGCTAGAGAGAGGGGCCTTGTCTGGGGTTGTGGCCTCTGCACCCCTGGGGGAAACTGTGGGGGATGTGGTGGACCTCCCAGGGAGTGTGATGAAGCTTTGCCTGGGGGGTAAGAGCAAGGAGAACGTAGAGGGCCCGGGAAAGAGAGTGGACCTGAAACTCCAGGAGATGGACACACACATGAACCACCTCAG gtgtctGTGCCGTCTCTGTGGCGGGGCCCTGAGGAAAGCCAAAGGTCCAGAGCATGAAGTCCAGGGGCTTTTGGACGAGGATAGCAGGAGTGCCCTGCGTAGGATGGGCTGCAAGGCCACCAGCTGGCCAGAGGTCATCCTCAAGGTCTTCAAAGTGGACGTGGCGGGGGACATGGAGGTCGTCCATCCGCCATTCTTCTGCCAGCGCTGCTGGACATTGGCCATGCGAGGAGGGGGCTTCTGCAGCTTCTCCAGGACACATGTCCCTGGGTGGAGACCCCACACcaccctctgcctcctctgccaaCCCAAGAAACCCTcactacagaggagagggaggaagaggaggaagcccACTCGTGGAGCCCAACGCCTGGCCAAGAGGACCAAGTGGGACATCCAGGATAACGCTGCTATTGTTGGTGAGAAGAGAGCCTGGAGAACAGTGATAGATCCTCACCAGGGACCTGGACTTAGACCCTGGGTGAGATCCAGCGTCCAGAGAGCTCAGTGGGTGAAGAGCATCACCCTCTGCCAGAAAGAGCACCTTAGTGCCAGACTGCTGTCCGAGGACCTCCCTGTGGACTTCCTGAGCTCAGTCACCTGTCAGGTGTGTGACCACCTGTTGTCTGAGCCCGTCCAGTCCCCCTGCAGACACCTCTTCTGCCGCAGCTGCATCGCTAAATATATTTACTCTCTGGGCCCCCACTGCCCGACTTGCACCCTGCCCTGTGGCCCTGCCGACCTTACTGCCCCAGCTAAGGGCTTCCTGGGGGTCCTGCACTCCCTGCTGCTGCTTTGCCCCAGAGAGCGCTGTGGGGAGCAGGTTCGGCTGGACTCCTTCAGAGCCCACTGCTTGGGTCACCATCTGGAGGAAGTGGATGGGGACCACAAGTCAGCGGAAAATAGCCTGGACAACTTCCTGCCTGTCAACAAAGGGGGAAGGCCCCGACAGCATCTCTTGTCACTGACGAGGCGTGCCCAGAAGCACCGGCTGAGGGACCTGAAGACCCAGGTGAAGGTGTTTGCAGAGAAGGAAGAAGGTGGAGACACCAAGTCGGTGTGCCTGACCCTGTTCCTGCTAGCTTTGAGGGCTGGAAACGAACACCGGCAGGCAGACGAACTGGAGGCCATGATGCAAG GTAGAGGCTTTGGCCTGCATCCTGCTGTGTGTCTGGCCATCCGGGTCAACACGTTCCTGAGCTGCAGCCAGTACCACAAGATGTACCGCACCGTCAAGGCCACCAGTGGGCGCCAGATCTTCCAGCCCCTGCACACCTTACGCGCTGCAGAGAAGGAGCTCCTCCCAGGCTACCACCCCTTTGAGTGGCAGCCGGCCCTCAAGAGTGTGTCCACATCCTGCCATGTGGGGATTATTGACGGGCTATCAGGGTGGATCGCTTCGGTGGACGACTCCCCAGCAGATACAGTCACGCGACGGTTTCGCTACGACGTGGCCCTGGTGTCAGCCCTGAAGGACCTGGAGGAGGACATCATGGATGGGCTGAGAGAACGAGGCCTGGAGGACAGTGCTTGCACCTCGGGCTTCAGCGTTATGATCAAGGAGTCCTGCGATGGTATGGGGGACGTCAGTGAGAAGCATGGCGGAGGGCCGGCCGTCCCGGAAAAGGCTGTGCGTTTCTCCTTCACCATCATGTCCGTCTCTATTCAAGCTGAGGGAGAAGATGAGGCGATCACCATTTTCCGGGAGCCCAAGCCCAACTCAGAGATGTCCTGCAAGCCGCTATGCCTGATGTTTGTGGACGAGTCGGACCACGAGACTCTCACAGGCGTCCTGGGGCCTGTGGTGGCCGAAAGGAACGCTATGAAGCACAGCCGTCTCATCCTGTCTGTGGGCGGCCTTTCTCGCTCCTTCCGCTTCCACTTCCGGGGCACGGGCTATGATGAGAAGATGGTGCGAGAGATGGAGGGTTTGGAGGCCTCTGGCTCCACTTACATCTGCACGCTGTGTGACTCCACTCGGGCAGAGGCCTCCCAAAACATGACTCTCCACTCTGTCACCCGCAGCCATGACGAGAACCTGGAGCGCTATGAACTTTGGAGGACCAACCCTCATTCTGAGTCAGCTGAAGAGCTGCGAAACCGAGTCAAAGGTGTCTCTGCCAAGCCCTTCATGGAGACCCAGCCCACACTGGACGCCCTGCACTGTGATATCGGCAATGCCACTGAGTTCTACAAGATCTTCCAGGATGAGATAGGGGAGGTCTATCACAAGGCAAACCCCAGCCGGGAGCAGCGTCGGAGCTGGCGGGCCGCCCTGGACAAGCAGCTGAGGAAGAAGATGAAGCTGAAGCCTGTGATGAGGATGAATGGGAACTATGCACGGAAGCTGATGACCCGGGAGGCAGTGGAGGCAGTGTGTGAGCTGGTGTGCTCAGAGGAGCGTCAGGAAGCCCTGAGGGAGCTGATGGGGCTCTACATCCAGATGAAGCCTGTGTGGCGCTCCACCTGCCCGGCCAAGGAGTGCCCAGACCAGCTCTGCCGGTATAGCTTCAACTCCCAACGCTTCGCAGAGCTGCTCTCCACCGTCTTCAAGTACAGGTATGACGGAAAGATCACCAACTACCTGCACAAGACCTTGGCCCATGTGCCAGAGATTGTGGAGAGGGATGGCTCCATCGGGGCCTGGGCCAGCGAGGGGAATGAGTCTGGGAACAAGCTGTTCAGACGGTTCAGGAAGATGAATGCCCGCCAGTCCAAGACCTTTGAGCTGGAGGACGTGCTGAAGCACCACTGGCTCTACACATCCAAGTACCTGCAGAAGTTCATGGAAGCTCACAAGGACTCTGCCAAAGCTCTGCAGGCCACCATTGACACTGTGGGGAGTCAGGAGACACAGGAGGATGCTGACATGTCACTGGATGTCCcagacttttga